Proteins encoded within one genomic window of Prosthecobacter fusiformis:
- a CDS encoding arylsulfatase: MKYIFLFLLFIANQAMLKGAPNVLLILTDDQGYGDLSIHGNPHLHTPNIDRLGENGVRFDRFYVNSFCAPTRAALLTGRYPVRTGCHGVTHNREAMRATEVTLAEALKPAGYRTACLGKWHNGEQYPFTPQGQGFDEFMGFNNGHWNQYFDATLLRGAKPEKTKGYISDVLTDEAMKFISASKEQPFFCYLAYNAPHSPYQVPDRYYDKFKAQGMTETLAAFYGMIENIDDNVGRLMAHVEEMKMAENTIVVFLTDNGGTAGVKTYNAGMRGGKTSVHEGGSRVPLFIQWAGAKWKAHVVKPIVSHIDLYPTLLDLCGVKMPEGPKVDGVSLRPLLEKEEAQDWPERILFTHNPIDETNRYPGAVRTQRYRLVREIKGPSGGSKAKANDAGATPWQLYDMEADAGQEKNIANKHAELVQDLSARYETWYDETARDGLRRMPLPVGHAEHNPVELHAPQAYFDEPLHFASGPGFANDWLTGWTDAAARVWFDVDVVEAGSYEVEIAGVCSSEDEGARLRLTAGDAKLEATMAFAPAVDIPLPHRDEAGRLRYRNREWKSIQMGRVELPKGPVKLVLEAVSKPGVQVMDLKHVRLERME; the protein is encoded by the coding sequence ATGAAATATATTTTCCTGTTTTTGTTGTTCATCGCCAATCAGGCGATGCTGAAGGGAGCGCCGAATGTCCTGCTCATTCTCACGGATGACCAGGGCTATGGGGACCTGTCCATTCACGGGAATCCGCATCTGCACACGCCGAACATTGACCGGCTGGGGGAGAATGGGGTGCGGTTTGACCGATTTTATGTGAACTCCTTTTGTGCACCTACACGTGCGGCCCTGCTGACAGGACGCTATCCGGTGCGCACGGGCTGTCATGGGGTGACGCATAACCGGGAGGCGATGCGCGCCACCGAAGTGACCCTGGCGGAAGCTTTAAAACCTGCTGGATATCGCACAGCCTGCCTGGGCAAGTGGCACAACGGCGAGCAGTATCCCTTCACGCCTCAGGGGCAGGGGTTTGATGAATTTATGGGGTTTAACAACGGGCACTGGAACCAATACTTCGATGCGACGCTGCTGCGTGGAGCCAAGCCGGAAAAGACGAAGGGCTATATCTCAGACGTGCTGACGGATGAGGCGATGAAGTTCATCAGCGCGAGCAAGGAGCAGCCGTTCTTTTGTTACCTGGCCTACAATGCACCGCACTCGCCATACCAGGTGCCGGACCGGTATTATGACAAGTTCAAGGCTCAGGGGATGACGGAGACGCTGGCGGCCTTTTATGGGATGATCGAAAACATTGATGATAATGTCGGGCGGCTGATGGCGCATGTGGAAGAGATGAAGATGGCGGAGAATACGATTGTGGTATTCCTGACGGATAATGGAGGTACCGCTGGCGTGAAGACATACAATGCAGGCATGCGCGGTGGGAAGACGAGTGTGCATGAAGGTGGCAGCCGGGTGCCGCTATTCATCCAATGGGCGGGGGCCAAATGGAAAGCGCATGTGGTAAAGCCGATTGTATCGCACATCGATCTATACCCGACCCTGCTGGACCTTTGCGGAGTGAAGATGCCCGAAGGCCCAAAGGTGGATGGGGTGAGCTTGCGCCCACTTTTGGAAAAAGAAGAGGCGCAGGACTGGCCTGAGCGGATCCTTTTTACGCACAATCCGATTGATGAAACGAACCGTTATCCAGGGGCGGTGCGTACGCAGCGCTATCGGCTGGTGCGGGAGATCAAAGGGCCGTCTGGTGGATCCAAAGCCAAGGCCAATGATGCTGGGGCGACGCCGTGGCAGCTCTATGACATGGAGGCGGATGCCGGTCAGGAAAAGAACATCGCGAACAAGCATGCAGAATTGGTGCAGGACCTCAGCGCACGTTATGAGACGTGGTATGATGAAACTGCGAGAGACGGTCTGCGCAGGATGCCTCTGCCCGTGGGCCATGCGGAGCATAACCCCGTGGAACTGCATGCCCCACAGGCCTATTTTGATGAGCCCCTGCACTTCGCCTCGGGACCGGGCTTTGCCAATGATTGGCTGACGGGATGGACGGATGCTGCTGCGCGGGTGTGGTTTGACGTGGACGTGGTGGAAGCTGGAAGTTATGAGGTGGAGATTGCCGGCGTCTGCTCCTCCGAGGATGAAGGAGCGAGGCTGCGCCTGACGGCGGGAGATGCCAAGCTGGAGGCGACGATGGCATTCGCACCAGCGGTGGACATCCCGCTGCCGCACCGGGATGAGGCGGGTCGCCTGCGGTATAGGAACCGGGAATGGAAGAGTATCCAGATGGGCAGGGTGGAACTGCCGAAGGGACCCGTGAAACTCGTCTTGGAAGCTGTGTCTAAACCGGGTGTCCAGGTGATGGATCTAAAGCATGTCAGGCTTGAGCGGATGGAATGA
- a CDS encoding SGNH/GDSL hydrolase family protein: protein MIRLLLSACVLQMAFVTLRAQEGVTFVDHQGPPPGGKEYVPRPPPEAGQYLRQTMDKLENGFIPARPFKIWALGSSYTHMLGNGEVWQEEIPKRFPKAPSIEYKKMVGNSCPWLYLRGWARHLVYADQPDLFITYTIGDPKDLDLLLADIRKHTTADILVPSIHWRMRDEPNWGKSEDAVDQKVAALREVCAKHGAEFVENRRDWGAYLQENGLPIQPLLKDAVHQNGYGAHIINANILSHLRRPSIYPKSAVREKRVSAKELAGSAKGFRLEGEDLVSSSTGATVKVTFEGNRVELIGVSAADAGKLKVRIDGMDAGEAPCFLATYILGDKRNTKTLKTDNPRDMSPHGVTLGDRQIPQEWTILMTSDVGDYTLTGSVTGKDGDGNAFKPFTSASAQIQIEPELWRRAERNRKGDQFTFSVQRVTVPEVSFVPPEGGEAGVFRIRLANMLKNGPHTVELITVDVNPVRIRAVDVFQPPMK, encoded by the coding sequence ATGATCCGCCTGCTCCTGAGTGCGTGTGTTTTGCAGATGGCCTTTGTAACCCTCCGTGCACAGGAGGGGGTCACGTTTGTGGACCATCAAGGACCACCGCCTGGTGGAAAAGAATATGTGCCGAGGCCGCCGCCGGAGGCTGGCCAGTATCTGCGGCAGACGATGGACAAGCTGGAGAATGGATTTATCCCGGCACGTCCCTTTAAAATTTGGGCACTGGGCTCCAGCTATACGCACATGCTGGGCAACGGTGAGGTGTGGCAGGAAGAGATCCCCAAACGGTTTCCAAAAGCACCGTCAATTGAGTATAAAAAGATGGTGGGGAATTCGTGCCCTTGGTTATACCTGCGCGGCTGGGCGCGGCATCTGGTGTATGCAGATCAGCCGGATCTTTTCATCACCTATACCATAGGAGATCCGAAGGATCTGGACCTGTTGCTGGCGGATATCCGCAAACACACCACTGCTGACATTTTGGTGCCGAGCATTCACTGGCGGATGCGGGATGAACCGAACTGGGGCAAGTCGGAAGATGCCGTGGATCAAAAGGTGGCTGCGTTGCGCGAGGTGTGTGCAAAGCATGGGGCGGAATTTGTGGAAAATCGCCGGGATTGGGGTGCTTATCTTCAAGAGAACGGTCTGCCCATCCAGCCACTTCTGAAGGATGCGGTGCATCAGAACGGGTACGGGGCGCATATCATCAATGCGAATATCCTCAGCCACTTGCGGCGTCCTTCCATCTATCCAAAGTCGGCTGTGCGCGAGAAGCGAGTGAGCGCGAAGGAGCTTGCGGGTTCGGCCAAAGGCTTCAGGCTTGAGGGAGAGGATCTGGTTTCATCAAGTACCGGGGCAACGGTGAAAGTAACTTTTGAGGGCAACCGGGTGGAATTGATCGGCGTTTCTGCAGCGGATGCGGGGAAGTTGAAGGTGAGGATTGACGGTATGGATGCGGGGGAAGCGCCTTGCTTCCTGGCCACCTATATCCTGGGTGACAAAAGAAATACAAAGACTCTGAAGACGGACAATCCACGGGATATGTCTCCGCATGGTGTGACGCTGGGAGATAGGCAGATACCGCAGGAATGGACGATCCTCATGACCAGCGATGTGGGCGATTATACGCTGACTGGAAGCGTGACAGGGAAAGATGGTGACGGCAATGCTTTCAAGCCCTTTACCAGCGCATCCGCGCAGATCCAGATCGAGCCGGAACTGTGGCGGCGGGCGGAACGTAATCGCAAGGGCGACCAATTCACCTTCAGTGTACAAAGGGTGACTGTGCCGGAGGTTTCCTTTGTGCCTCCGGAGGGTGGTGAGGCAGGTGTTTTTCGCATTCGGTTGGCAAACATGCTAAAGAACGGGCCTCATACGGTGGAGCTGATCACCGTGGATGTCAACCCGGTACGCATCCGCGCGGTGGATGTTTTTCAGCCGCCTATGAAGTAA
- a CDS encoding FG-GAP repeat domain-containing protein, whose product MAPGPVWNRHAVDDSSRGADGVKTGDVNGDGLPDLITGWEEGGVVRLYLHPGHEATKKPWPRVTVGKVMDAEDAILADLDNDGRLEGVSVTEGKTRSVFWHRFTGGKGDVLDEKNWTTDAFPATDGKQMWMQAYAANLDGQHGTDLVLSSKGPGATIGWLQAPEDPADLAAWKYHVLRNAGWIMSLTPHDMDGDGDDDILFTDRKGDRTGVFWLENPGAEAVRKVAEWKEHAIGAQGKQVMFADIADVNGDGLLDVIVAVKPVEILIYLRQKDGAWLEQTILLQKEKLGDAKAVKAADVNGDGLMDLFYTCENAKGDLEGIVWLEQQANAPWKQHPLGGPVGVKFDLMQLLDFDNDGDLDVMTCEERDQLGVVWYENPHLSSKL is encoded by the coding sequence ATGGCACCCGGACCTGTTTGGAACCGGCATGCGGTGGATGACAGCAGCCGGGGGGCGGATGGAGTGAAGACGGGGGATGTGAATGGGGATGGTCTGCCAGATCTCATCACCGGTTGGGAAGAGGGGGGCGTGGTGCGTCTTTATCTGCACCCTGGCCATGAAGCGACGAAGAAGCCGTGGCCGCGAGTGACTGTGGGCAAGGTGATGGATGCGGAAGATGCCATCCTGGCGGACCTGGACAATGATGGCCGGCTGGAGGGGGTAAGCGTGACTGAAGGTAAAACACGGAGTGTCTTTTGGCATCGTTTCACCGGCGGTAAGGGCGATGTGCTGGACGAGAAGAACTGGACCACAGACGCCTTTCCAGCGACTGACGGGAAACAGATGTGGATGCAGGCTTATGCTGCGAATTTGGATGGTCAGCATGGGACGGATTTAGTGCTGTCCTCCAAAGGTCCGGGGGCCACTATCGGCTGGCTGCAAGCTCCCGAGGATCCTGCGGATCTGGCTGCCTGGAAGTATCATGTGCTGCGGAATGCGGGCTGGATCATGTCACTGACTCCGCATGACATGGACGGGGATGGAGATGACGACATTCTTTTCACTGACCGCAAGGGGGATCGCACCGGGGTGTTTTGGCTGGAGAATCCAGGGGCAGAGGCCGTGCGCAAGGTGGCGGAGTGGAAGGAACATGCCATCGGGGCGCAGGGGAAGCAGGTGATGTTTGCCGATATCGCGGATGTGAATGGCGATGGTTTGCTGGATGTCATCGTGGCCGTGAAGCCGGTGGAGATCCTGATCTACCTGCGTCAAAAAGATGGTGCCTGGCTGGAGCAGACGATCCTGCTTCAAAAGGAGAAGCTGGGGGATGCTAAAGCTGTGAAAGCGGCGGATGTAAATGGCGATGGTCTCATGGATCTTTTCTATACATGTGAGAATGCCAAGGGGGATCTGGAGGGAATCGTCTGGCTGGAGCAGCAGGCCAATGCCCCCTGGAAGCAGCATCCTCTGGGCGGGCCGGTCGGAGTGAAATTTGATCTGATGCAGCTACTTGATTTCGACAATGATGGCGACCTGGATGTGATGACCTGTGAGGAGCGCGACCAGCTTGGCGTTGTCTGGTATGAGAACCCGCACTTGTCTTCCAAACTATGA
- a CDS encoding sulfatase family protein — translation MRTFLTFGILCTVALVTGRALSQEVKPNIIFVMADDMGWGQTGYRGHPVLKTPNLDAMEENGLRFDRFYAGNPVCSPTRACVMTGRTNERTGVLTHGYGLRLQEKTIAQALKTKGYVTGHFGKWHLNGFKGPGAPVLAADPRSPGAFGFDEWLSATNFIDMDPYLGRNGVPEKMTGDSSELIVDEAVKFLDKHRASGKPMFTVIWYGTPHSPFKASDADRSAFADLDEESANHHGELVAMDRSIGTLRQKLREFGLEKNTLLVFCSDNGGLPNIQPNTTGGLRGNKGQVYEGGLRVPGIMEWPGVVKARVTQHPACVVDLFPTVADIVGLPDSSFIQPVDGVSLKPLFDGETGSREKPIFFRYGAKTAFVDNQYKLVANDLKAGPFELYDLESDAQETKDLSAEKPELMAKMKAAWQVWNESVDASFAGQDYPEGKVTPPDPESIFWFESEMYKPYVKEWTSYWAYTSFIESGGKEGKKGKKGKKSQE, via the coding sequence ATGAGAACATTTTTAACCTTTGGAATTTTATGCACCGTGGCCCTGGTGACGGGGCGGGCTCTTTCGCAGGAGGTGAAGCCTAACATTATCTTTGTCATGGCGGATGACATGGGCTGGGGGCAGACAGGGTATCGGGGACATCCGGTGCTGAAGACGCCGAATCTGGATGCGATGGAGGAGAACGGTCTGCGCTTTGACCGCTTTTATGCCGGGAATCCGGTATGCTCTCCAACGCGAGCCTGTGTGATGACGGGACGCACCAATGAACGCACGGGCGTGTTGACGCATGGTTATGGCCTGAGGCTTCAGGAGAAGACCATTGCCCAGGCACTGAAGACGAAAGGATATGTGACGGGCCACTTTGGCAAATGGCACCTCAATGGATTCAAGGGGCCCGGAGCGCCGGTGCTGGCGGCTGACCCACGCAGTCCAGGGGCATTTGGTTTTGATGAATGGCTGTCGGCGACCAACTTCATTGACATGGATCCTTACCTGGGTCGTAACGGTGTGCCGGAAAAGATGACGGGGGATTCATCTGAATTGATCGTGGATGAAGCAGTGAAGTTTTTGGACAAGCATCGTGCCAGTGGCAAGCCGATGTTTACGGTGATCTGGTATGGCACTCCGCATTCACCGTTCAAGGCAAGCGATGCGGACCGGTCGGCCTTTGCGGATCTGGACGAAGAATCAGCCAATCATCATGGTGAATTGGTGGCTATGGACCGGAGCATCGGCACGCTACGGCAGAAGCTACGTGAATTTGGGCTGGAGAAGAATACGCTGCTGGTCTTTTGCAGTGACAATGGTGGGTTGCCGAACATCCAGCCGAACACAACGGGCGGGCTGCGCGGCAACAAGGGCCAAGTTTACGAAGGTGGGCTGAGGGTGCCGGGAATCATGGAATGGCCGGGCGTGGTGAAGGCGCGGGTGACTCAGCATCCAGCATGCGTGGTGGACCTGTTTCCGACGGTGGCGGACATCGTGGGGCTGCCGGACAGCTCGTTCATCCAACCTGTGGACGGGGTAAGCCTGAAGCCGTTGTTTGACGGAGAGACTGGCTCCCGAGAGAAGCCGATCTTCTTCCGGTATGGAGCGAAAACAGCGTTTGTGGACAACCAATACAAGCTGGTGGCGAATGACCTGAAGGCGGGGCCATTTGAGCTTTATGACCTGGAATCGGATGCCCAGGAAACAAAGGATCTGAGTGCCGAAAAGCCTGAGTTGATGGCGAAGATGAAGGCAGCGTGGCAAGTCTGGAATGAGAGTGTGGATGCCAGCTTTGCGGGGCAGGATTATCCTGAAGGTAAGGTGACGCCGCCAGATCCAGAATCCATCTTTTGGTTTGAATCAGAAATGTATAAACCTTACGTGAAGGAGTGGACGTCGTATTGGGCTTACACGAGCTTCATTGAGAGCGGCGGCAAAGAGGGGAAGAAGGGGAAAAAGGGAAAGAAAAGCCAAGAATGA
- a CDS encoding sulfatase-like hydrolase/transferase, with the protein MKKAFLLFSILSLWAGVTVAADRPNIVVFLVDDMGVMDTSVPFLTDAEGKPKKYPLNEHYRTPGMERLAAQGIRFNNFCAMSVCSPTRISIMTGQNAARHRATNWINPEKDNAGPQGPPDWNWAGLKRGDVTLPFVLHGAGYNTLHIGKAHFGPKALEGGEPLNLGFETNVGGGAMGAPGSYYAAKNFGWGSKRENNAVPHLEKYHGKDIFLTEALTLEAKDKLNALAKEKEPFFFYFAHYAVHAPFESDPRFEANYKDSGKEAPAQAFATLVEGMDKSLGDLLDHLDKLGVAEDTLIFFLGDNGSDAPLGNEHEVACAAPLRGKKGAHYEGGMRVPFIAAWAKRNEENRFQKMLPIPAGVIQRQQAAVQDLFPTVLALTGVAAPAGHVVDGLPLAKLLTGQADAERGERFLMHYPHSPHRTDYWTSLRDGEWKVIYHYFPTKVSKGSHYQLFNLKNDPFEQKDLAGEKPEELGRMMKTLVAELEAHQAVYPVDTDGKTRVKPKLP; encoded by the coding sequence ATGAAAAAAGCATTTCTTCTTTTCTCAATCCTGTCGTTGTGGGCGGGCGTGACTGTGGCTGCTGACCGGCCTAATATTGTTGTCTTCCTGGTGGATGATATGGGCGTGATGGATACCTCCGTGCCGTTCCTGACGGATGCGGAAGGGAAACCAAAGAAGTATCCGCTCAATGAGCATTATCGCACGCCGGGGATGGAGCGGTTGGCGGCGCAGGGAATCCGGTTTAACAACTTTTGCGCGATGAGTGTTTGCTCGCCGACGCGCATTTCCATCATGACGGGCCAGAATGCGGCGCGGCACCGGGCGACGAACTGGATCAATCCTGAGAAGGACAATGCGGGACCTCAAGGTCCGCCGGACTGGAACTGGGCAGGTCTGAAAAGAGGGGATGTAACCCTGCCCTTTGTGCTGCACGGAGCTGGTTACAATACTTTGCACATCGGCAAGGCCCACTTTGGCCCCAAGGCATTAGAGGGTGGGGAGCCTCTGAACCTGGGCTTCGAAACTAATGTGGGCGGCGGCGCAATGGGGGCACCGGGCAGCTATTATGCAGCTAAGAATTTTGGCTGGGGTAGCAAGCGTGAAAATAACGCAGTGCCACATCTGGAGAAGTATCACGGTAAGGATATCTTCCTCACAGAAGCACTGACACTGGAAGCGAAGGATAAGCTGAATGCACTGGCCAAAGAAAAGGAGCCATTCTTTTTCTACTTTGCCCATTATGCAGTGCATGCACCGTTTGAATCGGATCCCCGGTTTGAGGCGAATTACAAGGACAGTGGGAAAGAAGCTCCGGCACAGGCTTTTGCGACGCTGGTGGAGGGGATGGACAAGTCCTTGGGAGATCTGCTGGATCATCTGGACAAGCTGGGCGTGGCGGAGGATACGCTGATCTTCTTCCTGGGTGACAATGGCAGTGATGCACCTTTGGGCAATGAGCATGAGGTGGCCTGTGCAGCGCCGCTGCGGGGTAAAAAAGGTGCGCATTATGAAGGGGGCATGCGTGTGCCGTTCATCGCGGCCTGGGCGAAGCGGAATGAGGAGAACCGGTTTCAGAAAATGCTGCCCATCCCGGCGGGTGTGATCCAGCGCCAGCAGGCAGCGGTGCAGGACCTTTTCCCGACAGTTCTGGCGCTCACGGGTGTGGCTGCGCCTGCTGGGCATGTGGTGGATGGACTGCCGCTGGCGAAGCTGCTGACGGGACAGGCCGATGCAGAAAGAGGTGAGCGCTTCCTGATGCATTATCCGCATTCACCCCATCGCACGGATTACTGGACGAGCCTGCGTGATGGAGAATGGAAAGTGATATACCATTACTTCCCCACGAAGGTCTCGAAAGGATCTCATTACCAGTTATTCAATCTGAAGAATGATCCCTTTGAGCAGAAGGATCTGGCGGGAGAAAAGCCTGAAGAACTGGGGAGGATGATGAAGACGCTGGTGGCGGAGCTGGAGGCGCATCAGGCTGTGTATCCTGTGGATACAGATGGCAAGACGCGGGTGAAACCGAAGCTGCCATAA
- a CDS encoding arylsulfatase, with amino-acid sequence MKPILHCLMLFAVTLIIAPVKAAPPNIIYILADDLGYGDLGSYGQKLTNTPRLDKMAAQGIRFIQHYAGAPSCHPSRCVLFTGKHAGHGRIRANSDLPLLPEDFTISQMMKKAGYATGGVGKWALGQQETTGAPWVKGMDEFLGYLDQTLAHSYYPDHLWKDGQRMEIPENKDGQRKVYSHDLFAEQSLDFIRRHKDGPFFFYAALTIPHAEMAVPEDSLAEYRGKWPEPKTFPGSKTYCPQDQPRAVRAAMITRMDRDIGRILDLLDELKIADNTLVMFSSDNGPITAGGSAPEFFDSNGPLRDLKFKLYEGGIRVPFIARWPGKIKAGAESKLVSDFADMMPTFAEVSGAEAVKGDGRSILPTLLGKDAEQEKREVFYWEAAPQQALRKGDWKIYRRAPNAPIELYDLSKDIGETTDLATSMPEKVAELEKLMMESRMESSEFPLAKKEKKKKKH; translated from the coding sequence ATGAAACCTATCCTCCATTGCCTGATGCTTTTTGCGGTGACTCTGATTATCGCGCCTGTGAAGGCTGCGCCGCCTAACATCATTTACATCCTGGCGGATGACCTGGGATATGGTGACCTGGGGAGCTATGGGCAGAAGCTCACGAATACGCCCCGGCTGGATAAGATGGCGGCGCAGGGCATCCGTTTCATTCAGCATTATGCGGGGGCACCTTCCTGTCATCCATCGCGCTGTGTGCTTTTCACGGGGAAGCATGCCGGGCATGGTCGTATCCGCGCGAACAGTGATCTGCCGCTGTTGCCGGAGGATTTTACGATTTCGCAGATGATGAAAAAAGCCGGGTATGCCACGGGTGGTGTGGGCAAGTGGGCGCTGGGGCAGCAGGAAACCACGGGTGCTCCGTGGGTGAAGGGTATGGATGAGTTTCTCGGCTACCTGGATCAGACTCTGGCACATTCATATTACCCCGATCATCTGTGGAAGGATGGTCAACGAATGGAGATTCCTGAGAACAAGGACGGACAGCGAAAGGTGTATTCGCATGATCTGTTTGCAGAGCAGTCGCTGGACTTTATCCGGCGTCACAAAGACGGACCTTTTTTCTTCTATGCAGCCCTGACCATTCCTCATGCGGAGATGGCCGTGCCGGAGGATTCGCTGGCGGAGTATCGCGGCAAGTGGCCGGAACCCAAGACCTTCCCCGGCAGCAAGACTTATTGCCCGCAGGATCAGCCCCGTGCCGTGCGCGCCGCCATGATTACACGGATGGATCGCGATATCGGGCGCATCTTGGATCTGCTGGATGAACTTAAAATTGCGGACAATACACTGGTCATGTTCTCCAGTGACAATGGCCCGATCACAGCCGGTGGATCAGCCCCAGAGTTCTTCGATAGCAATGGGCCGTTGCGTGACTTGAAGTTCAAGCTGTATGAAGGTGGCATTCGTGTGCCATTCATTGCGCGCTGGCCTGGCAAGATTAAAGCGGGAGCCGAGAGCAAATTGGTTTCTGACTTTGCGGATATGATGCCTACTTTTGCCGAGGTGTCCGGCGCTGAAGCGGTGAAGGGGGATGGCCGCTCCATTTTACCGACGCTGCTTGGCAAGGATGCGGAGCAGGAGAAACGCGAGGTGTTTTACTGGGAGGCGGCTCCGCAGCAGGCTCTGAGGAAAGGGGATTGGAAAATTTATCGCCGGGCACCGAACGCTCCCATCGAACTTTATGATCTGAGCAAAGACATCGGCGAGACGACGGATCTGGCAACGAGCATGCCTGAGAAGGTGGCCGAACTTGAAAAGCTGATGATGGAATCACGGATGGAATCTTCCGAGTTTCCTTTGGCAAAGAAGGAGAAGAAAAAGAAGAAACACTGA
- a CDS encoding sulfatase family protein, with protein MISRLFILALGLGLSLAPSLSQAQERPNILFFFADDWGRFASIYAEVNGKGGVNDVLKTPNFDKLAKKGVLFRNAHVNAPSCTPCRSSLLSGQYFWRTGRGGILRGAVWDEKIPAYPLLLNDAGYHIGKTYKVWGPGSPSDAPYGGQKYAFQAAGGRFNQFSQNVTKMVGEGKPLEAAKEELYAEVRGNFSDFLKANDGGKPFCYWFGPTNVHRSWTQGSGKKLWDIDPDSLKGKMPPYLPDVPEVREDLADYFGEVQAWDHGIGVLVAELEKSGKLENTLIVISGDHGAPGFPHGKCNLYGFGTGVSLSITGPGVKGGRVVDDFVNLTDLAPTFLEAAGLSAPEVMTGRSLWPVLKSDKSGQVDETRTQVFTGRERHVESARADYSPYPQRAITTKDHLFIINFRPDRWPLGDPYRLDGPVEPTMEEIRDVTRTTHPDDDSGPTKAWLVGVRKTPEWKAHYEWIYGKRPKYELYDLKKDPHETKNVAEDPAYAEVKAELEKRLMDELSRTGDPRLVNDGAYYENPPLAGPLAEPEGKGKGKGKGKKKAED; from the coding sequence ATGATCAGCCGACTCTTCATACTCGCATTGGGCCTGGGGTTATCCCTGGCTCCTTCTTTGTCTCAGGCGCAGGAGCGTCCCAACATTCTGTTTTTCTTTGCCGATGACTGGGGACGCTTTGCCAGCATTTATGCTGAGGTGAATGGCAAGGGCGGAGTAAACGATGTGCTCAAAACGCCGAACTTTGATAAACTGGCGAAGAAGGGTGTACTGTTTCGCAATGCGCATGTGAATGCACCGTCATGCACACCTTGCCGAAGCTCGCTCCTGTCAGGACAGTATTTCTGGCGGACGGGGCGTGGAGGCATTCTGCGCGGGGCGGTGTGGGATGAGAAGATCCCGGCGTATCCGCTGCTGCTGAATGACGCAGGGTATCACATCGGCAAGACTTATAAGGTGTGGGGACCGGGCTCGCCTTCGGATGCGCCGTATGGGGGGCAGAAGTATGCGTTTCAGGCAGCAGGCGGACGGTTTAACCAATTTTCACAAAACGTGACGAAGATGGTGGGAGAAGGAAAGCCGTTGGAGGCGGCGAAGGAAGAGCTGTATGCGGAAGTGCGTGGGAATTTCAGTGACTTCCTGAAAGCGAATGATGGAGGCAAGCCTTTCTGCTACTGGTTTGGACCGACGAATGTGCATCGCTCGTGGACCCAGGGCAGCGGCAAGAAGCTGTGGGACATTGATCCGGATTCGCTCAAGGGAAAGATGCCGCCTTATCTGCCGGATGTGCCGGAGGTGAGGGAGGACCTGGCGGATTACTTTGGCGAAGTGCAGGCCTGGGATCACGGCATCGGGGTGCTGGTGGCGGAGCTTGAGAAATCAGGTAAGCTGGAGAATACGCTGATCGTCATCAGTGGCGACCATGGAGCACCGGGCTTTCCTCACGGCAAGTGTAACCTGTATGGCTTTGGAACAGGTGTGAGTCTTTCCATCACGGGACCTGGAGTCAAAGGTGGGCGTGTGGTGGATGATTTTGTCAACTTGACGGATCTGGCTCCGACATTCCTGGAAGCAGCAGGATTGTCCGCTCCTGAGGTGATGACGGGCCGCAGTCTGTGGCCTGTGTTGAAATCGGACAAGTCAGGCCAGGTGGATGAGACGCGCACGCAGGTCTTTACCGGACGTGAAAGGCATGTGGAAAGTGCCCGGGCGGATTACAGCCCCTACCCACAGCGGGCGATCACGACGAAGGACCATCTGTTCATCATCAACTTCCGCCCGGACCGCTGGCCGCTGGGAGATCCCTATAGGCTGGACGGACCGGTGGAGCCGACGATGGAGGAGATCCGCGATGTCACTCGGACGACGCATCCGGACGATGATTCCGGGCCGACCAAGGCCTGGCTGGTGGGGGTGCGCAAAACACCGGAGTGGAAGGCGCATTATGAATGGATCTATGGCAAGCGGCCGAAGTATGAACTCTATGATTTGAAGAAGGATCCTCATGAGACGAAGAATGTGGCGGAAGACCCGGCGTATGCGGAGGTGAAGGCTGAGCTGGAAAAACGGCTCATGGATGAACTGAGCCGCACGGGGGATCCACGGCTGGTCAATGACGGTGCGTATTATGAAAACCCTCCGCTGGCCGGTCCTCTGGCCGAGCCGGAAGGCAAGGGGAAGGGCAAAGGCAAGGGCAAGAAGAAAGCGGAAGACTGA